A genomic stretch from Sphaerodactylus townsendi isolate TG3544 linkage group LG15, MPM_Stown_v2.3, whole genome shotgun sequence includes:
- the VKORC1 gene encoding vitamin K epoxide reductase complex subunit 1, whose amino-acid sequence MAVPGWERRGRLLLCALGLALSVYAFHVETSKERDATYRAMCDISATISCSRVFTSRWGRGFGLVADLLGSHSLLNQPNSIFGIAFYTLQVLLGFSNSGLAAVALLGSSLISIAGSLYLAYILIFVLHDFCVVCVSTYLLNFGLLFLNYKRFGHLNQNPEVHMPKAKRQ is encoded by the exons ATGGCAGTGCCCGGCTGGGAGCGCCGTGGCCGGCTGCTGCTTTGCGCCCTGGGGCTGGCGCTGTCTGTTTACGCCTTCCAcgtggagacctccaaggagcgGGACGCCACCTACCGGGCCATGTGCGACATCAGCGCCACCATCAGCTGCTCCCGGGTCTTCACTTccag gtgggggcgtggctttGGCTTGGTGGCTGACCTCTTGGGGTCCCATAGCCTGTTGAACCAACCTAACAGCATTTTTGGGATTGCCTTCTACACTCTGCAAGTCCTTCTGG gCTTTTCCAACAGCGGCTTGGCAGCCGTTGCTCTTCTAGGTTCCTCCCTTATCTCCATCGCTGGCTCACTCTACCTGGCCTACATCCTCATCTTTGTGCTCCACGACTTCTGCGTGGTCTGTGTCAGCACGTACCTCCTCAACTTTGGCCTTCTCTTCCTCAACTACAAGCGATTTGGCCACCTCAATCAGAACCCGGAGGTCCACATGCCCAAAGCCAAGCGTCAGTGA
- the LOC125444316 gene encoding up-regulator of cell proliferation-like: protein MKLGLHKRSNKKLTMGEVLEINPDSLTTVPPQTLEDLPWHFLRKLMALSGTARNTDLVPKDKEDEDEEVDINDEGFFLRGMDYGGSVNPLDVLCAVLFCSDSFLHQEIFLKMSMCQFALPLILPPPKRIFMLWALRDIVRKWRPHCLVEKRGFREESLVRTSMATISVVRMGRSSFSKSKLLNEVLSSPQQHHDFFVHRDMECGSAPREISDGLVEISWYFRVESFLMKLGLHDRSSKKLTMGEVLEINPDILTTVPPQTLEDLPWHFLRKLMALSGTARNTDLVPKDNEDEEVDINDEDFFLRGMDYGGSVNPLDVLCAVLFCSDSFLHQEIFLKMSMCQFALPLILPPPKRIFMLWALRDIVRKWRPHCLVEKRGFREESLVRTSMPTISVVRMGRSSFSKSKLLNEVLSSTQQHHDFFVHRDMECGSAPREISDGLVEISWYFPGGREKSDLFPEPVAFTNLRGDIESYWPQFRFLTVVSSAVFIIAENMSDKQCDMLATLQGSASKYYLILNVDGEKSKETLRFLNKLAPLLSLTKSQILVKEKNKNTAEFVKKFRSTIRNIVNSPQKVVSIEVMAKVSQELGIPTDEERQTCQIGILHANEITEEIKDVVVYKKKMLKLQGDLWKNLTKVEKEWCRMKWQDDTSAEDYKSQLRQKLIDLRYQQNQCDLTNGITTFINGMQHLHSKEKHYFLKRLKFNLDSVARANLSKLREEYKELYQNSGNDPGQLVQLDELISASSLGIEHFMRELGQFYEAEYMMAKEDKTIERHRQFVHLPGIAADLMLEGFPMELIDGDASNIPLQWITDVLTALHSKVGGKSRMKVLTVLGVQSTGKSTLLNTMFGLQFAVSSGRCTRGAFMSLLRVSENFQQELSCDFILVIDTEGLKAPKLATLEDSYEHDNELATLVIGLSDITLVNLAMENTTEMKDILQIVVHAFLRMEETGHKPNCQFVHQNVSDVLAHDQNMRDRKLLLEQLNEMTRAAAKMEKQCREVSFSDVMEYNLEKHTWYIPGLWHGVPPMALVNMGYSESVSDLKRSLFEFMKTSSQNRHSKDILQFLERVRSLWNAVKHENFIFSFRNSLKANAYSQLSVKNSEWKWNFQKEMHLYVVKAETTIQNQSLGDIDSDALDKLRLETDQKLFNGQQKILQCIQSYFESDRQYLHLIEKYRENLIRNAEGLRKQLENNFNNKYQQAVLIRKGQHKIDSLQATYAKTMQGKVNKLLEECKREKCQLTSLNLEEEFEKMWKESLLELPPSNFRHRDVYTDVQLQLRKDLQVHGSLANQLLQKLPGFAARSKNPFVVKESYLEKSFIRTAKDLLFINYKQPIEEKVKSLIRTCEELKCHGESQHKRRLSDENVLQWRLGIEIVDDLLSSQQSLQYGSRSFFQFTVQRTLLEEEKFDDYVNYINTYETFVKSWIQTRLLDHYRQREGLAILERRILSTAMKKAIEVLERCENQPQTLAEFLEHFCQEMGKELVISKDRLVLILFNNTANAASFSAEIQACIPTVVEDILLERSKMSTNKILADIPFKPRDEIFKHVFGCGKQCPFCKVP from the exons ATGAAGTTGGGTCTCCACAAGAGAAGCAATAAGAAACTCACCATGGGAGAAGTCTTGGAAATCAACCCAGACAGCCTCACAACTGTACCTCCTCAGACACTGGAAGATTTACCTTGGCACTTCTTGAGAAAACTGATGGCCCTCAGTGGAACAGCCAGAAATACAGATCTTGTACCAAAGGATaaggaagatgaagatgaagaggtTGATATCAATGATGAGGGTTTTTTCCTGAGGGGGATGGACTATGGAGGTTCTGTAAACCCCCTTGATGTCCTTTGTGCTGTCCTGTTTTGCTCTGATAGCTTCCTTCATCAGGAGATCTTTCTCAAAATGTCCATGTGTCAGTTTGCCCTCCCTTTGATTTTGCCGCCTCCCAAGCGCATCTTTATGCTGTGGGCCCTACGGGacattgtgagaaaatggaggcctCACTGCCTGGTAGAGAAGAGAGGCTTCAGAGAGGAGAGCCTGGTACGAACATCCATGGCAACCATTTCCGTTGTGCGGATGGGCAGATCCAGCTTCTCCAAATCCAAGCTTCTCAATGAGGTCCTCAGCTCCCCTCAGCAACACCATGACTTCTTTGTTCACAGGGATATGGAGTGTGGGAGTGCGCCACGAGAGATCAGTGATGGGCTGGTagaaatctcctggtattttc GAGTTGAGAGCTTCCTGATGAAGCTGGGTCTCCACGATCGAAGCAGTAAGAAACTCACCATGGGAGAAGTCTTGGAAATCAACCCAGACATCCTCACAACTGTACCTCCTCAGACGCTGGAAGATTTACCTTGGCACTTCTTGAGAAAACTGATGGCCCTCAGTGGAACAGCCAGAAATACAGACCTTGTACCAAAGGATAATGAAGATGAAGAGGTTGATATCAATGATGAGGATTTTTTCTTGAGGGGGATGGACTATGGAGGTTCTGTAAACCCCCTTGATGTCCTTTGTGCTGTCCTGTTTTGCTCCGATAGCTTCCTTCATCAGGAGATCTTTCTCAAAATGTCCATGTGTCAGTTTGCCCTCCCTTTGATTTTGCCGCCTCCCAAGCGCATCTTTATGCTGTGGGCCCTTCGGGacattgtgagaaaatggaggcctCACTGCCTGGTAGAGAAGAGAGGCTTTAGAGAGGAGAGCCTGGTACGAACATCCATGCCTACCATTTCCGTTGTACGGATGGGCAGATCCAGCTTCTCCAAATCCAAGCTTCTCAATGAGGTCCTCAGCTCCACTCAGCAACACCATGACTTCTTTGTTCACAGGGATATGGAGTGTGGGAGTGCGCCACGAGAGATCAGTGATGGGCTGGTagaaatctcctggtattttcctggagggagggaaaaatcagATCTTTTCCCTGAGCCTGTGGCCTTTACGAATCTCCGGGGGGACATTGAGTCATACTGGCCACAGTTCAGATTTTTAACAGTGGTCTCATCAGCTGTGTTCATCATTGCAGAGAACATGTCTGACAAACAGTGTGACATGCTGGCAACTCTCCAGGGCTCGGCTTCTAAATATTATTTAATCTTGAATGTTGATGGTGAGAAATCAAAGGAAACCCTGAGGTTCCTGAACAAACTTGCACCATTGCTGAGCCTGACCAAATCACAAATACTGGTGAAAGAGAAGAACAAAAATACCGCAGAATTTGTGAAAAAGTTCCGGTCAACCATAAGGAACATTGTTAACTCTCCACAAAAGGTGGTCAGTATAGAAGTTATGGCAAAGGTCAGCCAAGAACTGGGAATCCCGACTGATGAAGAAAGACAGACCTGTCAAATTGGAATTTTACACGCCAATGAAATTACTGAAGAAATAAAAGATGTTGTGGTCTACAAGAAGAAAATGCTGAAACTTCAGGGGGACTTGTGGAAAAACCTGACCAAAGTGGAGAAAGAATGGTGCAGGATGAAATGGCAAGATGATACATCCGCTGAAGATTACAAGTCTCAGCTCAGACAGAAACTGATAGACTTACGTTACCAGCAGAATCAATGCGACCTCACTAATGGAATAACAACATTTATTAATGGAATGCAACACCTTCACTCAAAGGAGAAACATTATTTTCTGAAACGGCTGAAGTTCAACCTGGATTCCGTTGCTAGGGCAAACTTGTCAAAATTAAGAGAGGAGTATAAAGAACTTTATCAGAATTCTGGAAATGATCCGGGACAGCTGGTACAGCTGGATGAATTAATTTCCGCCAGTTCCTTAGGCATAGAACATTTCATGCGTGAGCTGGGGCAGTTTTATGAAGCAGAGTACATGATGGCAAAGGAAGACAAGACAATTGAAAGACACAGACAGTTTGTGCACTTACCAGGAATCGCTGCTGACCTGATGCTAGAAGGATTTCCAATGGAGCTGATTGATGGAGATGCATCGAACATCCCCCTGCAATGGATAACGGATGTTTTGACTGCCCTTCATTCCAAAGTAGGGGGCAAATCCAGGATGAAGGTTCTAACAGTATTGGGTGTCCAGAGTACTGGCAAATCCACCCTTCTTAATACTATGTTTGGGCTGCAGTTTGCAGTCAGCAGTGGCCGATGTACCCGAGGGGCCTTCATGAGCCTCCTAAGAGTGTCAGAGAACTTCCAGCAAGAGCTCAGTTGTGATTTCATCTTGGTGATTGACACAGAAGGCTTGAAAGCCCCCAAGCTAGCCACATTGGAGGACAGCTATGAACATGACAATGAGTTGGCCACCCTAGTGATCGGACTGAGTGACATAACCCTTGTGAACCTGGCCATGGAGAATACCACGGAGATGAAGGACATCCTGCAAATTGTAGTCCACGCTTTTCTGAGGATGGAGGAAACTGGGCACAAACCCAATTGCCAATTCGTCCACCAGAACGTCAGTGATGTTTTGGCCCATGATCAAAACATGAGGGACAGGAAACTTCTCCTAGAACAGCTCAACGAAATGACCAGAGCTGCAGCGAAAATGGAGAAACAATGCAGGGAAGTTTccttttcagatgttatggaatacaatctGGAAAAACACACCTGGTATATCCCTGGTTTGTGGCACGGAGTCCCACCCATGGCTCTAGTAAACATGGGATACAGCGAGAGTGTGTCAGATTTGAAAAGATCTCTGTTTGAATTTATGAAGACCAGCTCCCAAAACAGACATTCCAAAGACATCCTCCAGTTTCTTGAACGGGTGAGAAGCTTGTGGAATGCTGTAAAACATGAAAATTTTATCTTTAGCTTCCGTAACAGCCTCAAAGCTAATGCTTACAGCCAGCTCTCTGTGAAGAATTCAGAATGGAAATGGAATTTCCAGAAGGAGATGCATCTGTATGTAGTCAAAGCTGAAACCACAATTCAGAATCAGTCTCTAGGAGATATTGACTCTGATGCATTGGATAAGTTGAGGCTTGAGACTGATCAGAAATTGTTCAATGGCCAGCAAAAGATATTACAGTGCATACAAAGCTATTTTGAAAGTGACCGACAGTACCTGCATCTCATAGAGAAGTATAGAGAAAATTTAATCAGAAATGCTGAGGGTCTCCGGAAACAGTTGGAAAACAATTTCAACAACAAGTATCAGCAGGCCGTTCTCATACGCAAGGGACAGCATAAAATAGACAGTCTTCAGGCTACGTATGCGAAAACCATGCAAGGGAAAGTAAACAAGCTCCTAGAAGAGTGTAAAAGGGAGAAATGCCAGCTGACTTCTTTGAATCTGGAAGAGGAATTTGAGAAAATGTGGAAGGAGAGCTTACTGGAATTGCCACCTAGTAACTTCAGACATCGTGACGTTTACACAGATGTTCAGCTTCAGCTCAGAAAAGACCTTCAAGTACACGGCAGCTTGGCCAACCAGCTCTTGCAGAAGTTACCCGGCTTTGCAGCCCGTTCCAAAAATCCTTTCGTTGTGAAAGAGTCATATCTAGAAAAATCATTCATAAGAACAGCAAAAGatctattatttattaattataaacAACCAATAGAGGAGAAGGTCAAATCCCTGATTCGCACCTGTGAGGAGCTTAAGTGTCATGGAGAAAGTCAACACAAGAGGAGACTAAGTGATGAAAACGTATTGCAGTGG AGACTTGGGATTGAGATAGTAGATGATCTCCTCAGCAGCCAGCAATCCCTCCAGTATGGAAGCAGGAGCTTCTTTCAGTTCACAGTTCAGAGGACACTGCTAGAAGAGGAGAAATTCGATGACTATGTCAACTATATAAACACATATGAGACGTTTGTGAAATCTTGGATACAGACACGCCTCTTAGACCATTACAGACAGAGGGAAGGACTAGCCATCTTGGAGCGTCGAATCCTGTCTACTGCAATGAAGAAAGCTATAGAAGTTCTGGAGAGATGTGAGAACCAACCTCAGACTTTGGCTGAATTCTTGGAGCATTTTTGCCAGGAGATGGGTAAAGAGCTCGTCATTTCCAAGGATCGCCTGGTACTCATCCTATTCAACAATACTGCCAATGCTGCATCCTTCTCAGCCGAGATACAGGCCTGTATCCCCACAGTGGTAGAAGACATTCTTTTAGAACGCTCTAAGATGAGCACTAATAAAATACTTGCAGACATTCCATTCAAGCCCCGGGACGAAATCTTCAAGCATGTGTTTGGCTGTGGGAAGCAGTGTCCTTTCTGTAAGGTCCCCTGA